One Aphidius gifuensis isolate YNYX2018 linkage group LG3, ASM1490517v1, whole genome shotgun sequence DNA window includes the following coding sequences:
- the LOC122852339 gene encoding RNA-binding protein NOB1, giving the protein MNPGQKIEYLIVDTSAFIKNVQLQEVGENIITEPSVVNEITSKRQLKRLVVLPYDLTVKDVFSENIKFVTEFSKKTGDYTSLSATDIRVIALTYQLEKEKVGTEHLKEAPSIAKTLPTHKTQLLAHPKSVAGFYLPENNDDDDDDKDKDDNKNTESNKLAENDKEDEDDDEEEEDNDDDEEDEDTNDNENIESNDLAEKFKTLDVNIEDLKLEDGDNADDILAPVDQESDDCNEDEEEDDEEEDGDDDDGWITPSNVKEAKKKMNAEFVSEKPVKVACMTTDFAMQNVLKQIGLNVAALDGRVIKQVRTFIFRCYACFATTSIMTNVFCPSCGNKTLKKVAVSIDDKGNQKIHINFNRPLTARGKRFSMPTPKGGKHACNPIRIVDQPMPDQKLSRLAKMKNDPLNDDYIAGYSPFTTRDVNSKSAMLGLRQGRGEFKYWMKKNPNESKKKRK; this is encoded by the exons ATGAATCCTggacaaaaaattgaatactTGATTGTAGATACAAgtgcatttattaaaaatgttcaaCTTCAg gaAGTtggagaaaatataataactgaGCCAAGtgttgttaatgaaataaCAAGTAAAAGACAACTAAAAAGACTTGTTGTTCTTCCATATGATTTAACTGTTAAAGATGTATTttcagaaaatattaaatttg ttactgaattttcaaaaaaaactgGTGATTATACAAGTCTATCAGCAACAGATATTAGAGTTATTGCTTTAACATATCAATTAGAGAAAGAAAAAGTTGGTACTGAACATTTAAAAGAAGCTCCATCAATTGCTAAAACATTACCAACCCATAAAACTCAACTTTTGGCTCATCCAAAAAGTGTTGCTGGATTTTATTTAcctgaaaataatgatgatgacgatgatgataaagataaagatgataataaaaatactgaatCTAATAAATTAGCTGAAAATGATAAAGaggatgaagatgatgatgaggaagaGGAGGATAATGATGACGATGAAGAGGATGAAGACactaatgataatgaaaacaTTGAATCCAATGATTTagctgaaaaatttaaaactcttGATGTTAACattgaagatttaaaattagaaGATGGTGACAATGCTGATGATATTCTTGCACCTGTTGATCAAGAATCTGATGATTGtaatgaagatgaagaagaagacgacgaagaagaagatggtgatgatgatgatggttgGATTACACCAA GTAATGTCAAagaagcaaagaaaaaaatgaatgcaGAATTTGTATCAGAAAAACCAGTTAAAGTTGCCTGTATGACAACTGATTTTGCAATGCaaaatgtattaaaacaaattggtCTTAATGTTGCTGCATTAGATGGACGTGTTATAAAACAAGTTAGAACATTTATATTTCGTTGTTATGCTTGTTTTGCAACAACAAGTATTATGACCAATGTTTTTTGTCCTTCATGTggaaataaaacattaaaaaaggTTGCTGTATCAATTGATGACAAAGgcaatcaaaaaattcatattaattttaatagacCACTTACAGCACGTGGAAAAAGA ttttcaATGCCAACTCCAAAAGGAGGAAAACATGCATGTAATCCAATTCGTATTGTTGATCAACCAATGCCTgatcaaaaattatcaagactggctaaaatgaaaaatgatccATTGAATGATGATTATATTGCTGGATATTCTCCATTTACCACAAGAGATGTCAATTCAAAATCTGCAATGCTTGGACTTAGACAAGGACGtggtgaatttaaatattggatgaaaaaaaatccaaatgaatcgaaaaaaaaaagaaaatag
- the LOC122852364 gene encoding bublin coiled-coil protein-like: MKDMVLNSDENMVVNAVEPCNNVNEDDDNSLESEDDNYDDAEFQSLNAQLDQLNSVLDNLETKNDVIRAELVELLKTNKETRKQIQDSQLTSTPSNDDNKN; this comes from the exons atgaAAGATATGGTTTTAAACTCAGATGAAAACATGGTTGTAAACGCTGTTGAACCTTGTAATAATGTCAACGAGGACGATGACAACAGTCTTGAATCTGAAGATGATAATTACGATGATGCTG aatTTCAATCCTTGAATGCTCAGCTGGATCAACTTAATTCAGTATTGGATAAccttgaaacaaaaaatgacGTTATACGTGCTGAATTAGTTGAATTACTTAAAACAAATAAGGAAACAAGAAAACAAATTCAGGATTCTCAATTAACATCAACACCAAGTaacgatgataataaaaattaa
- the LOC122852346 gene encoding inosine-uridine preferring nucleoside hydrolase-like has protein sequence MSIKKIIIDCDCGTDDAVALVLLISAHKLKKIEIKAITCVAGNAPVDCVVKNVFRTLQVCDSLDIPVYKGAHSSLISIERTVKAADLSYHGSDGFGDYYKDNVDISKLQDEHAVVAIKNIINKYPNEISVLCLAPLTNIALVIKMFPEILDNVKDFYAMGGNSTAKGNTTSQAEFNFYIDPESVHIVLESNKKPFWLLPWETCIKSTLTHDWRYNVLGKLNTKTIELINNAEKSIVLKAEKNKKYQPCDAIIAGIILDSKLIEEVHDYHADIELAGSKTRGQVVLDHLQTNKSNIWLIENINFDRFKELLLSAFDETYEPNILKTL, from the exons atgtctattaaaaaaattattattgattgtgATTGTGGTACTGATGATGCTGTTGCATTGGTCTTGCTTATATCAGCtcataaacttaaaaaaattgaaattaaagcAATAACTTGTGTTGCTGGTAATGCACCAGTTGATTGTGTTGTTAAAAATGTCTTCAGGACTCTTCAAGTTTGTGATTCTCTTGAT ataccAGTTTACAAGGGAGCTCATTCTTCATTGATTTCAATTGAAAGAACAGTAAAAGCAGCTGATCTTTCGTATCATGGTAGTGATGGTTTTGGAGATTATTATAAAGACAATGTTGACATCAGTAAATTGCAAGATGAACATGCTGTTGttgctataaaaaatattattaataaatatccaa atgAAATTTCGGTTCTTTGTCTTGCTCCACTTACAAATATTGCACTTGTTATCAAGATGTTTCCAGAAATACTTGATAATGTTAAAGATTTTTATGCTATGGGAGGAAACTCAACag cAAAAGGAAACACTACATCACAagctgaatttaatttttacattgatCCAGAAAGTGTTCATATTGTTTTGGAAAGTAACAAAAAACCATTTTGGCTGCTTCCCTGGGAAACTTGTATTAAATCTACTCTAACacat gaCTGGCGTTATAATGTATTaggaaaattaaatacaaaaacaattgaattaattaacaatgcagaaaaatcaattgttttaaaagcagaaaaaaataaaaagtatcaaCCTTGTGATGCAATAATAGCAGGAATAATTCTTGATTCAAAGCTAATTGAAGAAGTACATGATTATCATGCTGATATTGAATTAGCTGGAAGTAAAACAAGAGGCCAAGTTGTTTTGGATCAtcttcaaacaaataaatcaaatatttggcttattgaaaatattaattttgatagatttaaagaattattattatctgcaTTTGATGAAACCTACGAGCCAAATATTCTCAAGActctataa
- the LOC122852325 gene encoding kinesin-associated protein 3 — MEEAKFLKRKVRSGSLDVHPTEKALVVNYDVEALILGELGDPMLGDRKECQKIIRLKSLNADTNVSLLAKEVMEKCTLIHESKLHEVEQLIYYLQNRKINNEGYDSNAQPPRPTSSNTTSSDNGDFERAIISNVDSYIELLYEEIPGKIKGSSLILQLARIPDNLLELTKNESLLSALARVLREDWRRSIELSTNIIYIFFCFSTYSQFHNIVLEYRIGSLCMEIVDFELLRYEQWKDDMDKRKKHFETTTGLVLFPSINHDNNNDKKLKFIDDIWNTDGPIDYEYKKKTTDINMHITDIELKHLKDELDKSRKKFKSLTKKQEQLLRVAYYLLLNIAENTEVERKMRKKNIIGMLIKTLERSNIDLLILVITFLKKLSIFRENKDHMADENIIEKLPKLLQNNNNNFDLVLSTLKLLFNLSFDTKLRGKMIRVGLLPKFVKLLEKNDVKSKKIILGLLYHLSIDDKVKSMFGYTDCISMITDMILEIDDDDDNDNNINNNNNGGDTAVDNKYIKRELIGLCINIAANNKNSQLMIENNRLQGLIKKAFRNQDPLIMKIIRNIAQHEETKINFIEFVGDFAMALTQSDSHDFILEIIGVLGNLALSDLDYSQILQRCNLIPWIRNNLVPGKVQDDLVLEIVIFLGTSAIDEDCARLLCKADILLSLIELLKAKQEDDEIVLQIIYVFYQISMHESTRGYLIKETGNEAPGYLIDLMHDKNPAIRKVCDACLDVIALCDTDWAARIKVEKFRSHNQQWLDMVESIAVDSANHLIADDDDDEDSLPPFMSGDLLKHTMLFPSGNSTSFITDDGESMIQRSSDSSDNPSRPTSRYSRDLDEINDLMARSKSRMSVGSGIEDLYLNQKLKFTESESSHVLI; from the exons atggagGAAgcaaagtttttaaaaag aaaaGTGAGATCAGGTAGTTTAGATGTACATCCAACAGAAAAAGCTCTTGTTGTTAATTATGATGTCGAGGCACTTATACTTGGTGAACTTGGAGATCCAATGCTTGGTGATCGAAAg gaatgtcaaaaaataattagactAAAAAGTCTAAATGCAGATACAAATGTATCATTATTAGCTAAAGAAGTCATGGAAAAATGTACATTAATTCATGAATCAAAACTTCATGAAGttgaacaattaatttattatttacaaaatcgtAAAATCAATAACgaag gATATGATAGTAATGCTCAACCACCACGTCCAACTTCTTCAAATACAACAAGTTCAGACAATGGTGATTTTGAACGTGCAATAATAAGTAATGTTGATAGTTACATAGAACTTTTATATGAAGAAATACCAGGTAAAATAAAAGGTTCATCATTGATATTACAATTGGCACGTATACCAGATAATTTATTGGAATTAACTAAAAATGAATCATTACTATCAGCATTAGCAAGAGTATTACGTGAAGATTGGAGACGTAGTattgaattatcaacaaatataatttatatatttttttgtttttctacaTACAGTCAATTTCATAATATTGTACTTGAATATAGAATTGGTTCATTGTGTATggaaattgttgattttgaaTTACTACGATATGAACAATGGAAAGATGATATGGATAAAcgtaaaaaacattttgaaaCAACAACTGGACTTGTATTATTTCCATCAataaatcatgataataataatgataaaaaattaaaatttatcgatGATATATGGAATACAGATGGACCAATtgattatgaatataaaaaaaaaacaacagataTTAATATGCATATAACTGACATtgaattaaaacatttaaaggACGAATTAgataaaagtagaaaaaaatttaaaagtttaactAAAAAACAAGAACAGTTATTACGTGttgcatattatttattattaaatattgctgAAAATACTgaagttgaaagaaaaatgcgtaaaaaaaatattattggtatgttaattaaaacattaGAACGTTCAAATATTGATTTACTAATATTAgttataacatttttaaaaaaattatcaatatttcgtGAAAATAAAGATCACATGGCTGatgaaaatatcattgaaaaattaccaaaattattgcaaaataataataataattttgatcttGTATTAAGTACattaaagttattatttaatctttcATTTGATACAAAATTACGTGGTAAAATGATTAGAGTTGGTCTATTaccaaaatttgtaaaattattagaaaaaaatgatgttaaaagtaaaaaaattatattgggTTTATTATATCATTTGAGTATTGATGATAAAGTTAAATCAATGTTTGGATATACTGATTGTATATCAATGATAACTGATATGATATtagaaattgatgatgatgatgataatgataacaatattaataataacaataatggtGGTGATACTgctgttgataataaatatataaaacgtgAATTAATTGGTTTATGCATTAATATTgctgcaaataataaaaattcacaattaatgattgaaaataatcGTCTTCAaggattaataaaaaaagcatttcGTAATCAAGATccattaattatgaaaataataagaaatattGCACAACatgaagaaacaaaaattaattttattgaatttgttgGTGATTTTGCAATGGCATTAACACAATCAGATTCACAtgattttatacttgaaataattggTGTATTGGGTAATTTAGCATTATCTGATTTAGATTATTCACAAATATTACAAAGATGTAATTTAATACCATGGATACGTAATAATTTAGTACCAGGTAAAGTACAAGATGATTTGGTACttgaaattgttatatttttggGTACATCAGCAATTGATGAAGACTGTGCAAGATTATTATGTAAAgctgatatattattatcattaattgaattattaaaagctaaacaagaagatgatgaaattgtattacaaattatttatgtattttatcaaatatcaatGCATGAATCAACAAGAggttatttaattaaagaaaCTGGTAATGAAGCACCAggttatttaattgatttaatgcATGATAAAAATCCAGCAATAAGAAAAGTTTGTGATGCTTGTTTGGATGTTATTGCTTTGTGTGATACAGATTGGGCAGCAAgaattaaagttgaaaaatttcgtTCACATAATCAACAATGGCTTGATATGGTTGAATCAATTGCTGTTGATAGTGCAAATCATTTaattgctgatgatgatgatgatgaagatagtCTACCACCATTTATGAGTGGTGATCTTTTAAAACATACAATGTTATTTCCTTCTGGCAATTCAACATCTTTTATAACTGATGATGGTGAATCAATGATACAAAGATCATCTGATTCATCAGATAATCCTAGTCGACCAACTAGTCG aTACAGTCGTGatcttgatgaaataaatgatttaatggCTCGATCAAAATCAAGAATGTCTGTTGGCTCGGGTATCGAAGATCTTTATCTCAATCAAAAACTTAAATTTACAGAATCTGAAAGCTCTCATgtactaatttaa
- the LOC122852343 gene encoding ribonuclease P protein subunit p40-like translates to MLCPEVWNFKAPKHQLNIINTCIKKAEINTTIKNHYNNHSVSVVIPNSKNIPEVLIDSILEDSDYYKVEGVTASQLVNKEFIEAFVKKGELSLLSVNVKIDLDNVITITPNGILILSLNIEDFQSLGIEGKLSYFDRNKQTRYVVEINLNEETFTPGKKNYERVRSCLENNLKQKFDVVLSWDPPDDKLCPSSVASWFYNQGNKVSLCHQKTSKLVHYSLDVPTLEDGYKAEDIFEWIGILSIDGDMKNKDTENYVNSYVCPKPNTPVDQVFHFECTGYFSRSKINKIYELIKTLISNDNELQTPWMSLHIHGFADSPISWSTKEHNYYTDGDNSLTIIFHSNENAIVQKSLSSNSKPRIFQ, encoded by the exons ATGTTGTGTCCAGAAGTATGGAATTTCAAAGCACcaaaacatcaattaaatattatcaatacttgcataaaaaaagctgaaataaatacaacaattaaaaatcattacaaCAATCATTca GTGTCTGTAGTGATtccaaattcaaaaaacatacCAGAAGTTTTAATTGACAGTATCCTTGAGGACTCGGATTATTACAAAGTTGAGGGTGTAACTGCTTCACAACTTGTTAACAAAGAATTCATAGAAGCATTTGTAAAAAAAG gtGAATTAAGTTTACTGTcagtaaatgttaaaattgatCTTGATAATGTTATAACAATAACACCAAAtggaatattaatattatcattaaatattgagGATTTTCAATCACTGGGAATTGAAggaaaattatcatattttgatAGAAATAAACAAACACGTTACG tcgtcgaaataaatttgaacGAGGAAACATTTACaccaggaaaaaaaaattatgaacgAGTACGTAGCTgccttgaaaataatttaaagcaaAAATTTGATGTTGTGTTGTCATGGGATCCACCAG ATGACAAACTATGTCCATCATCAGTGGCTTCTTGGTTTTACAATCAAGGCAATAAAGTATCACTTTGTCAtcaaaaaacatcaaaactTGTACATTATTCTCTTGATGTACCAACACTAGAAGATGGCTACAAAGCCGAGGATATTTTTGAATGGATTGGGATACTCAGTATTGATGGTGACAt GAAAAATAAAGATACTGAAAATTATGTGAATTCTTACGTTTGTCCAAAGCCAAATACACCAGTTGATCAAGTATTTCATTTTGAATGTACAGgatatttttcaagatcaaaaataaataaaatttatgaattaattaaaacattaatttcaaatgataatgaattacAAACACCCTGGATGAGTCTTCATATTCATGGCTTTGCAGATAGTCCAATTAGTTGGTCTACAAAAGAACATAATTATTACACCGATGGTGATAAtagtttaacaattatttttcattcaaatgaaaatgccATTGTACAAAAAAGTCTGAGTTCCAATTCAAAACCAAGaatttttcagtaa
- the LOC122852333 gene encoding uncharacterized protein LOC122852333 gives MPRKNKVPTLEELALCSIGEYVTKFGKSIVNKICNNKINNNNNNDILDKQLNLMKIRLSTNVPWNIYNDMAKKVLNSIMNLINKTKNSYNDYEPICLFLSEFNVYVNLIDVVIHNNLRTIEFSKWPKIMRHMLYNNLINMSGLEILDLGSGSDGWRTSDIEKLIINGIKNMNNLISFTLCFDCTDNIITAVCNNCKKLQIIDVTASRSVTDRSVNELLKCHYLRDIKLFRTSLTINGYSILLKNLYYLENIGRCDDIGIILENINKNNINNNKINLNIKTFESRNITIEHLFYVIDICPYITCLSMMCNEKIQDLRILSTLKNLVELKLLSCDYYGDYVNELLELTNQRLLKLHFEHVDEIDKSALIYISQYCPNIKTLIFYNCDFLDNITTNFHKLIITPFKYLEYIKCIADCASDHLEFLLSHCINIKFIQLGSSTGIGDLTMKNVFNNNCMTKLEEIKILYSSDLSMKTVKLLMKNCENLRRLSELESWHGISSSELDIFRNELRINNVDLDTSPTLSFA, from the coding sequence atgccaagaaaaaataaagtgccTACACTTGAAGAACTTGCACTATGTTCAATCGGTGAATATGTGACAAAATTTGGTAAatcaattgtcaataaaatttgcaataataaaattaataacaataataataatgatatacttgataaacaattaaatttaatgaaaatacgTTTATCAACAAATGTACCATGGAATATATACAATGACATGgctaaaaaagtattaaattcaataatgaatttaataaataaaacaaaaaattcatacaatGATTATGAaccaatatgtttatttttatcagaatttaatgtatatgttaatttaattgacgttgttatacataataatttacgtacaattgaattttcaaaatggCCAAAAATAATGCGACATatgttgtataataatttaataaatatgtcaGGTTTAGAAATACTTGATTTAGGATCTGGTTCAGATGGCTGGCGTACAtctgatattgaaaaattaataataaatggtattaaaaatatgaataatttaatatcatttacaTTATGTTTTGATTGTACAGATAATATTATAACAGCTGTttgtaataattgtaaaaaattacaaattattgatGTAACAGCATCAAGATCAGTTACTGATCGTAGtgttaatgaattattaaaatgtcattatttacgtgatataaaattatttcgtacatcattaacaataaatggttattcaatattattaaaaaatttatattatttagaaaatattggAAGATGTGATGATATTGGtataatacttgaaaatataaataaaaataatataaataataataaaattaatttaaatattaaaacatttgAATCACGTAATATAACAAttgaacatttattttatgtcatTGATATTTGTCCATATATAACATGTTTATCAATGAtgtgtaatgaaaaaattcaagatttaCGTATActttcaacattaaaaaatttagttgaattaaaattattatcatgtgaTTATTATGGTGATTatgttaatgaattattagaattaacaaatcaaagattattaaaattacattttgaacatgttgatgaaattgataaaagtgCACTTATTTATATAAGTCAATATTGTCCAAATATTAAAActcttatattttataattgtgattttttggataatataacaacaaattttcataaactaataataacaccatttaaatatttagaatatattaaatgtattGCTGATTGTGCAAGTGatcatcttgaatttttattatcacattgtattaatattaaatttatacaacttGGCTCATCAACTGGTATAGGtgatttaacaatgaaaaatgtatttaataataattgtatgactaaacttgaagaaattaaaatactttatAGTAGTGATTTATCCATGAAAACAGTCaagttattaatgaaaaattgtgaaaatttaaGAAGATTATCAGAGCTTGAAAGTTGGCATGGTATATCGTCAAGTGAACTTGATATATTTAGAAATGAACTGAGaattaataatgttgattTGGATACAAGTCCAACACTTTCATTTGCTTGA
- the LOC122850977 gene encoding uncharacterized protein LOC122850977 has translation MPRYKLKDGVIITAESNKFICLICVAPIHKRKDKIVHLQKHLETEIHIDTLKKYKENFSDNIDGIIKCKTCNRELIAEEFFSHAKSHRLYPWYYYTRTTHYLRNFILYIDNCFYCYLCKETFNYSHEVNKHNKSQEHTDIVKKKFPKLKYNLYDSRNIPVSFYHNNNVFPVNEKYCWCWICDVDILTSEISQHSKKHVSNIDQQKSESILSCKSDKQDETVDGDHDDVYDDDKQSLQVSEKLKYSTKYTGPFPFTCGICDIRFSTLEQVQIHCNGLSHNDQLEKLENKLNTLQDLDDLDLPIGIKVNYLDDDDESVVFECTLCKLKMFTITKLLKHIDCIEHFKRLTNIYTETGCLKNTKLPVGILSTTISDIFYCRPCHVTIRGFDKISCHIQDAEHAKLILKRQVSGPRPIKKQYLSEEYLKIAESTNEYPPEIKFISEKNNICVKSFWWCMVCSCILIQPSSLDMSIDMKIWTHIVGTNHVKNKKTFYKNNCDIKKEEQDKTGVDDIVISLPLDDLYDVQMNDNEKSSTTCKPCKFHIYGDIYDIIPDWNHHLSTKNHQQKELEYTKKTYESSEYLL, from the coding sequence atgccaagatataaattaaaagatgGTGTTATCATCACAGCCGAgtctaataaatttatttgcttaATTTGTGTGGCTCCTATTCACAAAAGGAAAGACAAAATTGTTCATCTACAAAAACATCTTGAAACTGAAATTCATAttgatacattaaaaaaatataaagaaaatttttctgatAACATTGATGGTATAATAAAGTGTAAAACGTGTAACAGAGAACTGATTGCAGAAGAATTTTTTAGTCATGCTAAAAGTCATAGATTGTATCCGTGGTATTATTATACAAGGACAACTCATTATTTAAGAAACTTCATTTTGTATATTGATAATtgcttttattgttatttatgtaAAGAAACATTCAATTATTCACATGaagtaaataaacataataaatctCAAGAACATACAGACATCGTGAAGAAAAAGTttccaaaattaaaatacaatttgtaTGATTCACGTAATATTCCAGTGTCATtttatcacaataataatgtgtttccagtaaatgaaaaatattgctgGTGTTGGATATGtgatgttgatattttaacaTCAGAAATTTCTCAGCATAGTAAAAAACATGTCAGTAACATTGATCAACAGAAAAGTGAATCTATTTTAAGTTGTAAAAGTGACAAACAAGATGAGACAGTTGATGGTGATCATGATGATGTTTATGACGATGACAAACAGTCTTTACAAGtgtcagaaaaattaaaatattcaacgaAATATACTGGACCATTTCCATTCACTTGTGGAATATGTGATATACGATTTTCTACACTAGAACAAGTACAAATTCATTGCAATGGGCTATCACATAATGATCAATTAGAAaagttagaaaataaattaaacactcTCCAAGATCTTGATGATCTTGATTTACCAATTggaataaaagtaaattatcttgatgatgatgatgaatcagtTGTATTTGAATGTACATTGTGTAAACTTAAAATGTTTACAATAACAAAACTTTTGAAACACATTGATTGTATTGAACACTTCAAAAGgttgacaaatatttatactgaGACTGGATGTTTAAAGAATACTAAATTGCCAGTAGGAATTTTGTCAACTACAATCagtgacattttttattgtcgtcCATGTCATGTCACCATAAGaggttttgataaaatatcatgTCATATTCAAGATGCAGAACATGCTAAGTTAATATTGAAACGCCAAGTAAGTGGTCCAAGACCCATTAAAAAGCAATATTTATCAgaggaatatttaaaaattgctgAAAGTACAAATGAATATCCACcggaaattaaatttatttctgaaaaaaataatatatgtgtaAAATCATTCTGGTGGTGTATGGTTTGTTCGTGCATTTTAATACAACCATCAAGTTTAGATATGTCAATAGATATGAAAATTTGGACACACATTGTTGGCACGAatcatgttaaaaataaaaaaacattctaCAAAAATAACtgtgatattaaaaaagaagaacaaGACAAAACAGGTGTAGATGATATTGTTATATCTCTTCCACTTGATGATTTGTATGATGTACAAATgaatgacaatgaaaaaagTAGTACAACATGTAAGCCttgtaaatttcatatttacgGAGATATTTATGACATCATTCCAGATTGGAATCATCATTTGTCCACCAAGAATCATCAGCAAAAAGAGTTGGAGTATACAAAGAAAACATATGAATCATCAGagtatttattatga
- the LOC122852358 gene encoding histone H2A-like — translation MSGRGKGGKIKGKSKSRSSKAGLQFPVGRIHRLLRKGSYAERVGAGAPVYLAAVMEYLAAEVLELAGNAARDNKKTRIIPRHLQLAIRNDEELNKLLSGVTIAQGGVLPNIQAVLLPKKTGTSGGGSSSSKDNKASQEY, via the exons atgtCTGGACGTGGCAAAGGAG GTAAAATCAAGGGCAAATCAAAGTCTCGTTCATCCAAAGCTGGTCTCCAATTTCCAGTTGGAAGAATTCATCGTCTTCTTCGTAAGGGTAGTTATGCTGAACGTGTTGGTGCCGGTGCACCAGTTTATCTTGCTGCTGTTATGGAATACCTTGCTGCTGAAGTCTTGGAATTGGCTGGAAATGCTGCCAGAGACAACAAAAAAACCAG aATCATCCCACGTCATCTTCAATTGGCTATTAGAAACGACGAGGAATTAAACAAATTGTTGTCAGGTGTAACAATTGCTCAAGGTGGTGTTTTACCAAATATTCAAGCTGTTTTACTTCCAAAGAAAACTGGAACAAGTGGTGGTGGAAGCAGCAGCAGCAAGGACAACAAAGCTTCACAAgaatattaa